From Algoriphagus sp. NG3, the proteins below share one genomic window:
- a CDS encoding (4Fe-4S)-binding protein, which produces MSDTPIHKEYSNGEVTITWEPHKCIHSKKCIKGLSSVFDFERRPWINAKGDSTEAIVKQIDTCPSGALGYYFAEQQKKTTGNVTSEQLVEVIPDGPLMVYGNLQVKLPDDQIINQSKVSAFCRCGSSQNKPFCDGSHKKINFHG; this is translated from the coding sequence ATGTCTGACACCCCTATCCATAAAGAATATTCCAACGGAGAAGTAACCATCACATGGGAACCCCATAAGTGCATCCATTCCAAGAAGTGCATCAAGGGCTTGAGTTCAGTTTTTGATTTTGAACGGAGGCCATGGATAAATGCCAAAGGTGATAGCACAGAAGCCATTGTAAAACAAATTGATACTTGCCCGAGCGGTGCATTGGGATATTATTTTGCAGAACAGCAAAAAAAGACTACAGGTAATGTAACCTCCGAGCAATTGGTAGAAGTAATCCCAGACGGCCCGCTAATGGTCTATGGAAATCTCCAAGTCAAACTTCCCGACGATCAGATTATAAATCAAAGTAAGGTTTCTGCATTTTGCAGATGTGGATCCAGCCAGAACAAGCCATTTTGTGATGGGTCTCACAAAAAAATAAACTTCCACGGATAA